Proteins from one Dermacentor variabilis isolate Ectoservices chromosome 1, ASM5094787v1, whole genome shotgun sequence genomic window:
- the LOC142570068 gene encoding uncharacterized protein LOC142570068 produces MEVEVFRFLKFAEEQFEDDLELLERAAFVARDVMKMPLLLDPCTQENEGGARCWMLTHAEELNELLNPFGIDFDELREGSLDFNMIHDDPMAPYDPRAAVLFLATLWFLREHRCISGVSLNVSVLERFRPVQFLKHITFSKRVVTAHLTGVEGIEMPFEVCPLVRLLDKTELLTHVSLDKVTLMEAEGTCLSSLVLTNPGLDCLALRNVTMKDSVLARLAQEFKEHRRPREFELRGRIRYGATRTELVSRLLDSSLQILSLDITCDLSQLFEKLKDNTQLMELELGRCCPVGVFLDTLASTLAQNVTLRLLTLSLDMTWMSAESCSWKHLGDLVESSRGLETLCLRDSDLGMHAVHPISEAMKTNEKLQTLNLMGCGFSCADALLFVRALSQNASPCMKVKLGVLTGKDCEYSQLLREILAGGLLSRVEWIFSNTS; encoded by the exons ATGGAGGTGGAGGTATTCAGGTTCCTGAAGTTTGCCGAAGAGCAGTTCGAGGACGACCTGGAGTTGCTCGAGAGGGCCGCCTTTGTCGCCCGAGATGTAATGAAGATGCCTTTACTGCTCGACCCATGCACGCAGGAAAACGAAGGAGGTGCCCGCTGCTGGATGTTGACTCACGCG GAAGAGCTGAACGAGCTCCTGAACCCCTTCGGAATTGACTTTGACGAACTGCGCGAAGGGAGCCTAGACTTCAACATGATCCATGACGATCCCATGGCTCCGTATGACCCCAGAGCCGCGGTGCTCTTCCTGGCTACATTGTGGTTTCTGCGCGAGCACCGCTGTATCTCGGGCGTCAGCCTCAACGTGTCAGTGCTGGAGCGTTTCCGCCCGGTGCAGTTCCTGAAACACATCACGTTCTCCAAGCGGGTCGTCACGGCCCACCTGACCGGCGTCGAGGGAATCGAAATGCCGTTCGAAGTGTGCCCCCTGGTTCGATTGCTCGACAAAACGGAGCTGCTTACGCATGTCAGCCTCGACAAG GTCACACTAATGGAAGCTGAAGGGACCTGTCTGTCTTCGCTGGTGCTTACCAACCCCGGACTCGACTGTTTGGCCCTTCGGAACGTAACCATGAAGGACTCCGTTCTGGCCAGACTCGCGCAGGAGTTCAAGGAGCACCGCCGACCGCGAGAGTTTGAACTGCGAGGGAGGATCCGCTACGGTGCAACGCGCACAGAACTGGTCTCGAGGCTGCTGGACAGCTCCTTGCAAATTCTAAGCCTCGACATCACGTGCGACCTGAGCCAGCTGTTCGAGAAGCTGAAGGACAACACGCAGCTGATGGAGCTCGAGCTCGGACGCTGTTGCCCAGTCGGCGTCTTCCTAGACACACTAGCTTCTACTCTGGCCCAAAACGTGACCCTGCGACTCCTCACTCTGAGCCTCGACATGACGTGGATGTCGGCCGAGAGTTGCTCCTGGAAGCACTTGGGAGACCTGGTTGAGAGCAGCCGCGGGCTAGAAACACTGTGTCTCCGCGATTCGGACCTGGGAATGCACGCTGTGCACCCCATAAGCGAGGCCATGAAAACCAACGAGAAACTACAAACGCTGAACCTGATGGGCTGCGGATTCTCCTGCGCCGACGCCCTGTTGTTCGTGCGGGCCCTTTCCCAAAACGCTTCACCTTGTATGAAAGTGAAACTCGGCGTCTTAACGGGAAAAGACTGCGAATATAGCCAGCTTTTGCGAGAGATCCTGGCTGGTGGATTGCTCAGTCGCGTTGAGTGGATTTTCAGCAACACCTCGTAG